In a genomic window of Gemmatimonas sp.:
- a CDS encoding cytochrome P450, translating into MTHAPVAPPLSPPGPRNRYPGELLLRFRGAFLGFMAAAVAEYGPVVGFNLAGARWAIVNDPELIRDILVTHQRSFAKGRALERAQRVVGTGLLTSEGEFHLRQRRLAQPAFHRDRIAAYAEQMVVLATRTAHGWRDGATVDMHEEMMHLTLAVVSKTLFDANVDAESDEIGAAVTTVLESFALIMLPFPGLIERLPLPFARRFRKARARLDETIYGIIAARRASGEDRGDLLSMLLHATDAEGDGTGMSDRQLRDEVLTIFLAGHPEVAARLQAEVDALGHAPTVADLPRLGYTRQVVAETIRLYPPAYAIGAPVNSTRSGPSSRTSRLARARAFALRPAHGLRMVLHQRAASSSVSP; encoded by the coding sequence ATGACACACGCGCCAGTTGCGCCGCCGCTCTCTCCTCCCGGTCCGCGAAATCGCTACCCGGGCGAGCTCCTGCTGCGGTTCCGCGGCGCGTTCCTCGGCTTCATGGCGGCGGCGGTGGCCGAGTACGGCCCCGTCGTGGGCTTCAACCTCGCTGGAGCGCGCTGGGCGATCGTCAACGACCCGGAGCTCATTCGCGATATTCTCGTCACGCATCAGCGCTCGTTCGCGAAGGGCCGAGCGCTCGAGCGGGCGCAGCGCGTGGTCGGTACCGGCTTGCTGACGAGTGAGGGTGAGTTTCACCTCAGGCAGCGTCGGCTCGCGCAGCCGGCCTTCCATCGCGATCGCATCGCCGCGTACGCCGAACAGATGGTGGTGCTGGCGACACGTACGGCCCACGGCTGGCGGGATGGCGCCACCGTCGACATGCACGAGGAGATGATGCACCTCACGCTGGCCGTCGTGAGCAAGACGCTCTTCGATGCCAACGTGGATGCGGAGTCCGACGAGATCGGCGCGGCGGTCACGACGGTGCTCGAATCGTTTGCGCTGATCATGCTGCCGTTCCCGGGGCTCATCGAGCGATTGCCGCTGCCCTTCGCCCGTCGCTTTCGCAAGGCACGCGCACGGCTGGACGAGACGATCTACGGCATCATCGCTGCTCGTCGGGCCAGCGGCGAAGATCGTGGCGATCTGCTGTCGATGTTGTTGCACGCCACGGATGCCGAAGGCGACGGTACGGGCATGAGCGACAGGCAATTGCGCGACGAAGTGCTGACGATCTTTCTCGCCGGGCATCCGGAGGTGGCGGCGCGGTTGCAGGCGGAGGTGGATGCGTTGGGCCACGCGCCCACGGTTGCCGATCTGCCGCGATTGGGGTACACGCGGCAGGTGGTGGCAGAAACGATCCGTCTCTACCCGCCCGCGTATGCCATCGGTGCGCCGGTGAACAGCACACGGAGCGGCCCAAGTTCTCGTACTTCCCGCTTGGCGCGGGCACGCGCATTTGCGTTGCGGCCGGCCCACGGGCTGCGCATGGTGTTGCACCAGCGTGCGGCGTCTTCGTCCGTGTCACCGTGA
- a CDS encoding alpha/beta fold hydrolase, whose amino-acid sequence MPNGKSIQLSVLILKGAATVTKDPIVHLQGGPGGTYSSYAQVLGGEFGLGTSRATGREIVFFDQRGTGASKPALMCRANEEAPACLSRLKAASIDLAAYNSEESARDVEMLRTALGYEKLNLYGQSYGTVLAQTVMRLFPGSVRSTMIEGVSSVPFDAQLSSSPKSLESALGRVFEECAADAACKAAYPSPSRDLDDILRALEEAGADPSGFVGILGTLTQFSQGKSYIPYMLRAAATNDEAKFNALAPVVEQAQACLAAVQETLALGALIAVNCYDYGPLATTARWNAVNGSARPAFRAANPQQPLPCELLPTSRVSDAHRSPFASSIPTLLISGSADSNTPKETADALAPSLSKAYKVVVPGWGHVILAFQEPCSTNIFREFVRDPSRAPNTSCLAKTTFPTTIR is encoded by the coding sequence GTGCCCAACGGCAAGTCGATCCAGCTGTCCGTCCTCATCCTCAAGGGGGCGGCCACCGTGACCAAGGATCCCATTGTCCACTTGCAGGGAGGACCCGGCGGCACCTACAGCAGCTACGCCCAGGTCCTCGGCGGGGAGTTCGGCCTCGGGACCTCCAGGGCAACCGGCCGCGAGATCGTGTTCTTCGATCAACGCGGCACCGGCGCTTCGAAGCCGGCGCTCATGTGCAGAGCCAACGAGGAAGCCCCGGCATGCCTCAGTCGGCTGAAGGCAGCGAGCATCGATCTCGCGGCCTACAACTCCGAGGAGAGTGCGCGGGACGTGGAGATGCTGCGCACGGCGCTGGGCTACGAAAAACTCAACCTGTACGGCCAGTCATACGGTACAGTTTTGGCGCAGACGGTGATGCGGTTGTTCCCCGGCTCCGTGCGATCCACGATGATCGAGGGCGTTTCATCGGTTCCGTTCGACGCCCAACTCTCCAGCTCACCCAAGTCCCTCGAGTCGGCGCTCGGGCGCGTCTTCGAGGAATGTGCCGCCGACGCTGCCTGCAAGGCGGCGTACCCGTCGCCCTCCCGGGATCTCGATGACATCTTGCGCGCGCTGGAGGAGGCGGGCGCTGACCCGTCGGGGTTCGTGGGCATTCTCGGCACGCTGACCCAGTTCTCGCAGGGCAAGTCCTACATTCCATACATGCTGCGCGCCGCCGCGACGAATGACGAAGCGAAGTTCAATGCGCTCGCGCCGGTAGTTGAACAGGCCCAGGCTTGTTTAGCTGCGGTTCAGGAGACCCTCGCGCTGGGCGCCCTCATCGCGGTGAACTGCTATGATTACGGGCCGCTCGCCACGACCGCGCGGTGGAATGCCGTCAACGGCAGCGCGCGCCCGGCATTTCGCGCCGCCAACCCCCAACAGCCGCTGCCCTGTGAGCTGCTGCCGACGTCGAGGGTCTCCGATGCCCACCGGAGTCCGTTCGCCAGCAGCATTCCGACACTGCTAATAAGCGGCTCGGCCGATAGCAACACGCCCAAGGAGACCGCCGACGCGCTGGCGCCTTCGCTGAGCAAAGCCTACAAAGTGGTGGTTCCTGGCTGGGGGCACGTCATTCTGGCGTTCCAAGAGCCGTGCAGCACGAACATCTTTCGCGAGTTCGTCCGAGACCCGTCGCGGGCGCCGAACACATCGTGTCTCGCGAAAACCACGTTCCCAACGACTATTCGCTGA
- a CDS encoding AraC family transcriptional regulator, with amino-acid sequence MSIAKFASVLRAAEAVDLDMTVERTTLGIAADIGSDVVGFLPVEAYLAMWERLMRRHRNPALPMLVARVPVETHGLIGFLAVTSETLGESLERAIRFQRLWGSLDQWSLPEYLGDRVMLGWRSSGPASRLGVRAAAEYAAASMWVGLQAVVGTTLLARQIAFSHAMPADVTAHAAVFGVAPIFGATRTSIEFDRAVLGASLPKAIPQLSSYLERQCVSLLTHSPSPSPTVIRAKTVLRQAMLHGVKPSAMLLARQLNMSHRTLLRRLADEGQTYRGTLDEARQDLLRADRGEIHATTTQQAALLGFSSVSAFHRARRRWVGGDS; translated from the coding sequence GTGTCGATCGCCAAGTTCGCGTCGGTGCTGCGTGCCGCGGAAGCAGTCGATCTGGACATGACGGTCGAACGTACCACTCTTGGCATCGCCGCCGACATTGGCTCTGACGTCGTCGGCTTCTTGCCGGTCGAGGCGTACCTCGCCATGTGGGAGCGGCTGATGCGGCGGCACCGGAACCCTGCCTTGCCGATGCTGGTTGCGCGGGTGCCGGTGGAGACACATGGCCTCATCGGCTTCTTGGCGGTCACCAGCGAGACGCTGGGCGAATCGCTGGAACGCGCCATTCGCTTCCAGCGGCTGTGGGGAAGCCTGGACCAATGGTCGCTTCCGGAGTATCTGGGCGACCGGGTCATGCTTGGCTGGAGATCGAGCGGTCCGGCCTCGCGGCTCGGCGTTCGCGCCGCCGCCGAGTACGCTGCCGCCAGCATGTGGGTCGGGCTGCAGGCCGTTGTCGGTACGACACTGCTGGCCCGGCAGATCGCATTTTCGCACGCGATGCCTGCGGACGTGACGGCGCACGCGGCGGTATTCGGGGTCGCGCCGATATTCGGCGCCACGCGAACATCGATCGAGTTCGACCGGGCCGTTCTCGGAGCGTCGCTTCCCAAGGCCATCCCGCAGCTTTCGTCCTATCTCGAACGTCAATGTGTCTCGCTGCTCACCCACTCACCTTCCCCATCGCCGACGGTCATCCGGGCGAAGACCGTGCTTCGGCAGGCGATGCTGCACGGCGTCAAGCCGTCCGCTATGCTCCTCGCGAGGCAGCTCAACATGAGTCACCGCACCTTGCTGCGTCGGCTGGCGGACGAGGGGCAGACCTATCGCGGTACGCTCGATGAAGCCCGGCAGGATCTCCTCCGCGCCGATCGCGGCGAGATCCACGCGACGACGACGCAGCAGGCGGCGCTGCTCGGCTTCTCCAGCGTGAGCGCGTTCCATCGGGCTCGCCGCCGGTGGGTGGGCGGCGACAGTTAG
- a CDS encoding serine/threonine-protein kinase: MLDHELGRGGMGVVWAAREHETGRVVALKLLAQGLDAEADRQRFLREGQLAAAIDHPHVVYVYRTEDIDGRLVIAMELVGGGTLEHKVAQRGPLPWVEAVQDMLQVIAGLEAAERQGILHRDIKPSNIFVGAGGELKVGDFGLSRPVESAGEMRLTQTGLFIGTPVCSSPEQLLGEALDVRSDIYAVGATLYYLLTGAFPYSATSAARLIAQVVSEDPTPLAHHGVSVPPAVEATLMTCLARKPDARWASYAQLRAALEAALPQSWTSAEPVRRFAAAFLDVVLVDLVLATPLTLAPGAGGAVRQAVTANGLPLLAALGLGIMEGVVGFTPGKRLLKLRVIANGGGRAGWRAGLARAAVVSADSWLMLLLLAGGVLSAEQLETHNSLWFWVLPALLFLRARTANGWRAEHDRWTGTRVVTTRPRTAERTRDDHTRSGLPSRPVPMVMVGEYQVSAQLDSPDSVLLARDPGLGRSVWLVSGAPLVGSAAHAVRLPRISAPRFLETVVTDTESWDVYAAVDGESLRERLQRPCPWPVIRRWLLDLTSEVAARTGAPMPDGTSARLLIAPDDQLLWVPFRLAGGSPTHGGGDPDGPHPFRHFAQAILAAPREDTLRELPPKARALLDALTTGAPTPDTVRDAIAATGVVSGTVSRARRLGTALVCAVSLACVTAWFIGTRTTQERDRDALVDFTTWIAADPTPSASAAGARDDRDAFATYLAARVAVPAGGDSTRAALQAGVRKRLTVREQRVFDSLLAAHPRPVPRDSVAADRRLLTELRATPPGMITLGVRNALGFMFAMALMTSLITLTIAVVGRRGLMLRLLRLDLVDDSGAPATRWRLCLRHLLIAAPAMAGLWAVSLMRMQARASLYVMGLVVGTILLWLWSAWRTPSRSLFERLSGTWMVRT; this comes from the coding sequence ATGCTCGACCACGAGTTGGGGCGTGGTGGCATGGGCGTGGTGTGGGCGGCACGCGAGCATGAGACCGGGCGTGTCGTCGCACTGAAGCTGCTGGCACAGGGACTGGATGCGGAGGCCGATCGCCAGCGCTTCCTGCGGGAGGGCCAGCTGGCTGCCGCCATCGACCATCCGCACGTCGTGTACGTCTACCGCACCGAGGACATCGACGGGCGTCTGGTGATCGCGATGGAGCTCGTGGGTGGCGGCACCCTCGAGCACAAGGTCGCGCAACGCGGACCCTTGCCGTGGGTCGAGGCGGTGCAGGACATGCTGCAGGTGATCGCCGGACTCGAGGCGGCCGAGCGACAGGGCATTCTCCATCGCGACATCAAGCCGTCGAACATTTTCGTGGGGGCCGGGGGCGAGCTGAAGGTCGGCGACTTCGGATTGTCCCGTCCGGTGGAGTCGGCTGGGGAGATGCGCCTCACCCAAACGGGGCTGTTCATCGGCACACCGGTCTGCTCGTCGCCTGAGCAACTGCTGGGCGAGGCGCTCGATGTCCGCTCGGACATCTATGCGGTGGGGGCGACGCTCTACTACCTGCTGACCGGTGCGTTTCCCTATTCGGCCACGAGCGCCGCGCGACTCATCGCCCAGGTCGTCAGCGAGGATCCGACGCCGCTCGCCCACCACGGCGTCAGCGTGCCCCCTGCGGTGGAGGCGACGCTGATGACCTGTCTGGCGCGAAAACCCGACGCGCGGTGGGCATCGTACGCCCAGCTTCGGGCGGCGCTGGAGGCCGCGTTGCCCCAGAGTTGGACGTCGGCCGAGCCGGTGCGCCGCTTTGCGGCCGCGTTCCTCGACGTCGTGCTGGTTGACCTCGTCCTCGCCACGCCGCTCACCCTCGCGCCTGGCGCGGGCGGAGCGGTGCGGCAGGCCGTGACAGCGAACGGTCTCCCGCTGCTCGCGGCACTCGGCCTGGGCATCATGGAGGGCGTCGTCGGGTTCACGCCGGGCAAGCGACTGCTGAAGCTTCGCGTCATCGCCAACGGGGGCGGACGCGCGGGATGGCGAGCCGGGCTGGCGCGGGCCGCGGTGGTCAGTGCGGATTCCTGGCTCATGCTGCTCCTGCTGGCGGGTGGCGTGCTGTCAGCGGAACAACTTGAGACGCATAATAGCCTGTGGTTCTGGGTGCTGCCGGCCCTCCTGTTCCTGCGGGCGCGCACGGCCAACGGCTGGCGCGCCGAACATGATCGCTGGACCGGCACCCGGGTGGTTACGACCCGGCCCAGGACGGCGGAACGGACGCGTGATGACCACACCAGGTCAGGACTGCCGAGCCGGCCGGTACCGATGGTGATGGTGGGGGAGTATCAGGTCAGCGCCCAGCTGGACTCGCCGGATTCCGTCCTGCTGGCTCGAGATCCGGGACTCGGGCGGTCCGTCTGGCTGGTGAGCGGCGCACCGCTGGTCGGTTCCGCCGCGCACGCCGTTCGCCTGCCACGCATTTCGGCACCCCGCTTTCTGGAAACCGTCGTCACGGACACGGAATCCTGGGACGTCTACGCGGCCGTGGACGGTGAGTCCCTGCGCGAGCGTCTCCAGCGCCCGTGCCCGTGGCCGGTCATCCGCCGCTGGCTCCTGGATCTGACGTCCGAGGTGGCGGCGCGTACCGGAGCGCCGATGCCCGACGGTACGAGCGCCCGTCTGCTGATTGCCCCGGACGACCAGTTGCTCTGGGTGCCGTTCCGACTTGCCGGAGGGTCCCCCACTCATGGTGGGGGCGATCCGGACGGCCCCCATCCCTTCCGGCACTTTGCTCAGGCCATTCTCGCCGCCCCGCGCGAGGACACGCTACGGGAGTTGCCGCCCAAGGCCCGCGCGCTCCTGGACGCCCTCACGACGGGAGCCCCGACGCCCGACACCGTACGCGACGCCATCGCCGCGACGGGTGTTGTGTCCGGCACCGTCTCTCGCGCGAGACGGTTGGGAACCGCGCTGGTCTGCGCCGTGTCTCTGGCATGTGTGACCGCGTGGTTCATCGGCACGAGAACCACGCAGGAGCGGGACCGGGACGCGCTGGTGGACTTCACCACGTGGATCGCGGCGGATCCGACGCCCTCGGCGTCCGCCGCGGGGGCGCGCGACGATCGCGACGCCTTTGCCACCTATCTGGCCGCGCGCGTCGCGGTCCCCGCCGGAGGCGACTCAACACGCGCGGCGCTGCAGGCCGGAGTTCGAAAACGCCTCACCGTGCGGGAGCAGCGGGTGTTCGACTCCCTCCTCGCGGCTCACCCACGCCCAGTCCCTCGCGACAGCGTGGCGGCGGACCGGCGCCTGCTCACGGAGCTCCGCGCGACGCCACCCGGAATGATCACCCTCGGGGTGCGAAATGCCCTCGGCTTCATGTTCGCGATGGCGCTGATGACCAGTCTGATCACCCTGACGATTGCCGTGGTCGGGCGACGTGGCCTGATGCTGCGCCTGCTGCGCCTCGACCTCGTCGACGACAGCGGCGCCCCCGCCACGCGTTGGCGCCTGTGCCTGCGGCATCTCCTCATTGCGGCACCCGCCATGGCCGGGTTGTGGGCCGTGTCGTTGATGCGCATGCAGGCGCGGGCCAGCCTGTACGTCATGGGGCTCGTCGTCGGCACCATCCTGCTCTGGCTATGGAGTGCGTGGCGCACCCCCTCGCGCAGCCTGTTCGAACGCCTGTCGGGCACCTGGATGGTGCGCACCTGA
- a CDS encoding family 20 glycosylhydrolase — translation MRGRSSAPGRSARATWSPSASRGGGRARPLPQCAHPTSPPPGDCDRPHPPARRRTAGRAVGGAAARGDDLRQHRGRERVPALRDPSAFERIAAVLAPEQAKPFLGCPVQIPTEYLLEPTHVESLAYPRLTALSEGLWSPEARQDLGSFMARLPVHRQRLGAMNVNYRELDTPKTPVP, via the coding sequence TTGCGGGGGCGGTCTTCGGCACCGGGACGCAGCGCAAGGGCAACGTGGTCGCCATCCGCATCACGGGGCGGCGGTAGGGCGCGGCCGCTGCCGCAGTGCGCTCATCCCACCAGTCCTCCGCCGGGCGACTGTGACCGCCCCCACCCGCCTGCGCGCCGGCGCACGGCTGGCCGTGCTGTTGGTGGCGCTGCTGCTCGTGGGGATGACCTGAGACAGCACCGAGGGCGAGAACGCGTCCCTGCTCTCCGTGACCCGTCCGCCTTCGAGCGGATTGCGGCCGTACTGGCGCCGGAACAGGCCAAGCCTTTCCTCGGCTGTCCGGTGCAGATCCCGACGGAGTACCTCCTCGAGCCCACGCATGTCGAGTCCCTGGCGTACCCCCGCCTCACGGCCCTGAGCGAGGGGCTGTGGAGTCCAGAAGCCCGCCAGGACTTGGGCAGCTTCATGGCGCGCCTCCCCGTCCACCGGCAACGCCTGGGCGCCATGAATGTGAATTACCGGGAACTGGACACCCCGAAAACGCCGGTGCCCTGA
- a CDS encoding cyanophycinase — protein MPAVARDRGARTPPTAFAVCRCSRLMRSVPARGGQMMVASAAFGLLLAACGGVGDPVPPPTSPIGALPTGYTAYVTGTPNATASPAGGVYLAGGGTDDAVGMAWLLAQGGVAGITRGGQPYFGDVVVLRTSGSDGYNSFLERLGANSVATYVITSTEGANSDSVAAAIARAEVLFLAGGDQSTYVNRWTGTRLQRAVNTRVAQGYPIGGTSAGLNVLAGHIYSAQLTSTTSGVALANPYDRSITFAKDLFDVPLLANVIAEPHFVTRDRMGRLYTFLARLQADDGARAPRGLAVDEGSAVGLAANHRATVFGAGGGVYLLTPPPSPRGTLSAPLTYHAMTVARVPIGGTFDAASWTAPGPVYSVTARAGVLTSSNGVMY, from the coding sequence ATGCCAGCCGTCGCCCGCGATCGCGGTGCCCGCACGCCACCGACCGCCTTCGCCGTGTGCCGCTGCTCGCGCCTGATGCGCAGCGTGCCCGCGCGCGGCGGGCAGATGATGGTGGCGAGCGCGGCGTTCGGGCTCCTGCTGGCGGCGTGCGGCGGTGTCGGCGATCCGGTGCCCCCGCCGACGTCACCAATTGGCGCCCTGCCGACCGGCTACACGGCGTACGTGACGGGCACGCCCAATGCCACCGCCTCGCCGGCCGGTGGTGTCTATCTGGCCGGTGGCGGCACCGATGACGCGGTGGGCATGGCGTGGCTTCTGGCCCAGGGCGGCGTTGCCGGAATCACCCGCGGGGGCCAGCCGTACTTCGGCGATGTGGTCGTGTTGCGCACCAGCGGCAGCGACGGCTACAACAGCTTCCTCGAACGGCTGGGAGCCAATTCGGTCGCGACGTACGTGATCACCTCCACCGAGGGCGCCAACAGCGATAGTGTGGCGGCGGCCATCGCGCGTGCCGAGGTACTCTTCCTCGCCGGCGGTGACCAGTCCACGTATGTGAACCGCTGGACCGGCACACGCCTCCAGCGCGCGGTCAACACGCGGGTTGCCCAGGGCTATCCGATCGGGGGGACCAGCGCTGGGCTCAACGTCCTCGCGGGGCACATCTACTCCGCCCAGCTCACGTCCACCACCTCGGGCGTGGCGCTGGCAAATCCCTACGACCGCTCGATCACATTCGCGAAGGACCTGTTCGACGTCCCGCTGCTGGCCAACGTGATCGCCGAGCCGCACTTCGTGACCCGCGATCGCATGGGGCGCCTCTACACCTTCCTGGCTCGGCTGCAGGCCGACGATGGTGCCCGCGCGCCGCGGGGGCTCGCCGTTGACGAAGGGTCCGCCGTTGGCCTCGCGGCGAATCACCGGGCAACCGTGTTCGGCGCGGGAGGTGGCGTGTATCTGCTGACCCCGCCGCCGTCGCCCCGTGGCACGCTGTCGGCCCCACTCACCTACCACGCCATGACGGTCGCGCGGGTGCCAATCGGCGGCACCTTCGATGCCGCCAGCTGGACGGCCCCGGGCCCCGTGTACTCCGTCACGGCAAGGGCCGGCGTCCTGACGTCGTCGAACGGGGTGATGTACTGA